One region of Candidatus Poribacteria bacterium genomic DNA includes:
- a CDS encoding sulfite exporter TauE/SafE family protein encodes MEFSILHIVLLFGTGICAGFLNTVAFGGSLLALPVLIFLGLEAAVANGTNRVAIFCQNFSAIMGFRRKGVSDFSYSILLAVPAVIGAVIGAIIAVDIKDATFNLILAAVMIVMLVLTLLNPTERMKDKIESGQMRSKIITMIAFFFIGIYGGFIQAGVGLLIITALRLLTGMDLIRTNAIKVFVIFFYTVVALGIFIVNGKVNWYLGPTLAVGNACGAWLGSHWAVSKGERWIKVMLIVAVLAFAARLVWQSLSGG; translated from the coding sequence GTGGAATTCAGCATTTTGCACATCGTCTTGCTCTTTGGTACAGGTATTTGCGCGGGTTTCTTGAACACGGTTGCCTTCGGTGGTTCGCTGCTGGCACTGCCTGTGCTTATTTTTCTTGGACTTGAGGCTGCAGTAGCAAACGGCACCAATAGGGTCGCTATTTTCTGCCAAAATTTCAGTGCCATCATGGGATTCCGCCGTAAAGGAGTTTCTGATTTTAGTTACAGCATCTTACTCGCCGTACCAGCAGTTATCGGTGCAGTGATAGGCGCTATAATCGCAGTTGACATCAAAGACGCGACATTCAATCTAATACTTGCTGCTGTGATGATTGTTATGCTAGTTTTAACACTACTCAACCCAACCGAGCGGATGAAGGATAAAATTGAGAGCGGGCAGATGCGTTCCAAAATCATCACAATGATTGCTTTCTTTTTCATCGGAATTTACGGCGGATTCATTCAGGCAGGGGTCGGCTTACTTATTATCACCGCTTTGCGTCTCCTTACCGGTATGGACCTGATTCGGACGAATGCGATTAAAGTTTTTGTTATCTTCTTTTATACCGTGGTTGCGCTCGGCATCTTTATCGTGAATGGAAAAGTCAACTGGTATTTAGGTCCGACCTTGGCAGTTGGTAACGCATGTGGCGCATGGCTGGGAAGCCATTGGGCGGTCTCAAAGGGAGAGAGATGGATTAAAGTAATGCTGATTGTCGCTGTGTTGGCTTTTGCTGCTCGGCTCGTTTGGCAGAGCCTCAGCGGAGGTTAG
- a CDS encoding LysM peptidoglycan-binding domain-containing protein, which translates to MKIIRDTLKLTLVLYICAALSGVYVLSASAKITPHEGDDDTMLITIVKGDTLWDLCQEHLKDPLRWRELSKYNDFTNPHLIYPGESLRIPLAMAKDVVAIAEDEVVAQQEELERLKVELAESEATRDKLEAEIKGLNASMDELKAQIKALEASLKSQEKLMAAVSQSSDAVSASVKEALAANKAAILDQISHLDEHLAALDKMIKEHKMAEEATAALIKSIQGDVKMFLASVEANQKAINEVKMMLEDAKGVHEELSTSKRALVFLTTVAAGIGWFAINAIGGRSE; encoded by the coding sequence ATGAAAATAATAAGAGACACACTAAAGTTGACACTGGTTCTGTACATTTGCGCAGCACTCAGTGGTGTTTACGTGTTATCTGCATCCGCGAAAATCACACCGCACGAGGGTGATGATGATACCATGCTCATCACTATTGTGAAAGGTGATACCCTCTGGGATCTCTGCCAAGAGCATCTCAAGGACCCGCTCCGGTGGCGCGAACTGAGCAAGTATAATGACTTCACCAATCCGCACCTCATCTACCCCGGCGAAAGTTTACGTATCCCTCTCGCTATGGCGAAAGATGTCGTTGCAATTGCTGAAGATGAGGTTGTCGCGCAGCAAGAGGAACTTGAAAGGCTAAAGGTGGAATTGGCCGAATCCGAGGCAACGCGGGATAAGCTTGAAGCAGAAATTAAAGGGCTCAACGCGAGTATGGACGAACTCAAGGCACAAATCAAGGCTCTTGAGGCCAGTCTAAAATCACAGGAAAAGTTAATGGCTGCTGTAAGCCAATCTAGTGATGCGGTTTCCGCTAGTGTTAAAGAAGCCCTTGCAGCGAACAAAGCAGCTATCCTTGACCAGATTAGCCACCTTGACGAGCATCTCGCAGCGTTGGATAAAATGATCAAAGAGCACAAAATGGCAGAGGAAGCAACAGCGGCACTCATTAAATCTATCCAAGGGGACGTGAAAATGTTCCTGGCAAGCGTTGAAGCCAACCAAAAGGCGATCAACGAAGTCAAGATGATGCTTGAGGATGCCAAGGGTGTACACGAGGAACTGTCCACATCCAAACGTGCTTTGGTGTTCCTGACGACTGTCGCAGCAGGTATCGGATGGTTTGCTATTAACGCCATTGGTGGACGCAGTGAATAA
- a CDS encoding CDP-alcohol phosphatidyltransferase family protein, whose translation MFEAKLKPHLEAFLSVLANKMVAIGITANMVTLFGLIINLIATFYFATGRLITGGILILFGGSFDMIDGAVARAQRDLRASGALLDSVIDRYSEGFLFLGALIYFYSLESLLGIILAFGAWFGSILVSYVRARAEGLQVTCKVGLMQRPERIILLGAGTLFQGLLWYKFSIVQSTGMILLCTLGILTLTSHITAIHRLIFSYQELDR comes from the coding sequence ATGTTTGAAGCCAAATTAAAACCACACCTTGAGGCGTTCCTGTCTGTTCTTGCAAACAAAATGGTTGCAATCGGTATTACAGCAAATATGGTGACGCTCTTCGGGTTGATCATAAACCTCATCGCAACCTTCTATTTCGCAACGGGTCGTCTTATCACTGGCGGGATTCTGATTCTGTTTGGGGGAAGTTTTGATATGATAGATGGCGCGGTCGCCCGCGCACAAAGAGATCTCCGGGCATCAGGGGCACTCTTGGACTCCGTTATTGATCGCTATTCAGAAGGTTTTCTCTTCCTCGGAGCCCTCATCTATTTCTACAGTTTGGAAAGTTTGTTAGGAATAATTCTCGCGTTCGGTGCCTGGTTCGGTTCAATACTTGTCAGTTATGTGAGAGCAAGAGCTGAGGGACTCCAAGTAACCTGTAAGGTGGGACTCATGCAGCGTCCAGAACGTATCATCTTATTGGGTGCTGGCACACTGTTCCAAGGGTTGCTCTGGTACAAATTTTCAATTGTTCAAAGTACGGGAATGATTCTGCTCTGCACACTCGGTATCCTCACCCTTACCTCACACATTACTGCTATTCACCGTCTTATTTTTTCGTACCAAGAATTGGATCGCTAA
- a CDS encoding Ig-like domain-containing protein, with protein MKKRTLVCFLIFTLCVFYTSIPNAVFGQEDPTDLPQTVFDRYEKTLQDPEVQVVLPQVLEALSDPATLQNPTIVALGFDAAIDQLLANPSLIRLVVPTATDAQIALIGTEPIQKMLSDPDVRTLLQDAEAVKEFAVLLAESSDDGTTDDGTTDDGTTDDGTTDDGTTDDGTTDDGTTDDGTTDDGTIDDGTTDDRIADPFPPIMPTNVKSQLGGLSLNPFNSRKFVEDLIAELAPPGLTLEAEVVVDAILEPAKGYIPIKQIRQILLSKRLTPFAQDAPQLDSENFGNAITPNFADFAYRELSSKYLTSNSLHVYTRVPTKVDRVEFSLSNGKTYPGTEITLDEFQADTIPYTFRLEETLAATNLPAWPGLDNAQLFSDVRIRYSFKDPMPEGGYASDTMIAKDTGNGVVWEKPLGIPASGTVYYYFEVVLAEPLLFTALDREAIVSLDPTTVTLGDIFAQENLHKIRIDSWAMPDPRNLQLTDRGIVKELFTPDLATEFYNILTSPQVLDIAAKVYAGQQVNINEILNVATPKQLRRIQNILLRNTYALTTQFQLNRDPLLASYFTVPRVDLETQSLWVAHISDIADGNHQFKADVINADGTVIDRIQENITVDTSAPEAGIGISPSDKNAIGYLNDDDIFVATAPTAGTAAMLNIMGMPKAGDLGPGVGYLFYQMIGLNEDGTPYQGEPLLERPNTWMPLTVDSTMLVSNIWAAVQKAVAEGRLDAPSDPILQAALALSLDDILGTDETSGLLTPGTIKQFADPFLKGLEPFIGFSELNINQYQLIVETLGATVDIIDHLVPVTFSPSDHVVMPIQGVQMPLMVGDYGIRALGIDTLFNVNSHTAPVQHLRIVMPEHDKAVVTGVSIGDRNGDGIVGNRWWESGHIFANTTEGVMLTIEVPEPTDHLIDHPNASILVQYKDANGNWQDIGNANLRGLDGSNSPWKVEVEWDVADFGALVAAGNTVVEVQAIATNALTIEDQNPMPFKITLDPGVHPVDPEVLALAVDETTITQTNPDSGAPQGTFTIDAYTPQRTSIESLAMDPMSEAIASLRLEIKGGEYADWTELGVSPAKGELVSDAKANSLVEAGMQEKVPSDTYQAWSFMVDTTQLADTITKDTLEAAHALATGATDENMYSVRAIAVLSDGSDDTEDPAEQPMDSFSVDNVDDVGPLGPTNLVATSINAVDAVFVDNGDGTYTVGGLVDIYDEAVNPPTVTFTITPTAKRITYNTVELRVDEAAIADGVKILSVTETAAGEFTVTVEVEIPKDTDELEATSGPYTFHALAIDAVPNVQTHNLEDGALIDTNGMPSIDVTVMNSYRPNPGILAITVDDAEVTNPDSGAPQGTVVLNGYTHEITSPPTEMVRFEVSNDGGSEWIDVGTATADNVMMLTEEELPALIADLIKAAVNGNSDTPIVSQKWSLEVDTAALLDTISAQEDLDQAHGLKPDDNPYMVRAIAITPKRPDNDETVSEDDVNTASFSVDNIDDVGPLGPTHITTVADVAGEIVVNEDGSYTVGGIVAVADEPSTLQDNIAIFTIDPSARPITYAGGKAKLVRMNPDGTMTEDESMTTFVGDAEDEVVTITINVDDLANGTYTFHALAIDAVPNVQTHNLEDGALVDTDGMPSITVHVVNFRVSDISELAVIAVDGTDVETPPMEPIPLRESLKVSFNVTASKADDPNRMYTLNVEELSGASDDVLREVPSEASADLEKTFSLMVTLNQLSDGLYTPHGVVTKRNGWVGFPLANILLDNTPPAIMIKAPIEGHTISNLPTLRATYDDGDGSGVEFGANYYPWAMAVSPDAPNMFVSLARLKPTAGENDVVQDEVDTAVDTLVYTRKEELPGGAYQFDVTVVDRLGNAATESVAVAVDGAAPMVHIHDPASGQTFDYRRPTVSGFFAGVGIGITKFTFDGNDVAPTVEGKQFSYTHPEALTDGEHTLKVEVMDGDGRTAETSVTFDVAGTAPVISEVAPTGNVAGMSENNPVMLSAVVTDDQSAITSVMFSVDDGEPISVSADQLSDGRVEVDAGVFAAGMHTVKLVAESEGGTTEHQWMFEITRDETPPVISEVSPTGNVAGMLESNPVRLSAVVIDDQSAITSVMFSVDDGEPISVSADQLSDGRVEVDAGVFAAGMHTVKLVAESEGGTTEHQWMFEIVPDTSPPVISEVAPIGLVKGTKDDKMVTLSAVVTDEQSAIESIQFMLDGVLVDPGVSDTELIGNLNEAVADDGTSLVQRLNIALIKRDPVKRNITVEVDEPRSYTVEVIATSEGGTTKHSWTFTFARDTTPPVVSAASPTGKIAGTEGDNSVTLSTVVTDDESAITSVTISVDDVELETVTDPVKLSAGRIEVAGVFQVGVHTVKLVAESEGGTTEHQWMFEIVPDTTPPVISTVAPVGTVQGSAGSNSVPLSAVVTDEQSAIASVEFHVDGGAPIAVPAEQIASGSIKVEVDNLKAGTHTVRVVATSEGGTTEHTWTFTFLRDTTPPVISAVAPSGVITGDSWVTLSAVVTDEQSSVVSVKFGINDKPLRSVPLAQIAEGRVEVADSFTAGTHTVRVVGISEGGTTEHSWTFTLVVDNAAPAITSITPSGTIRGGLPVISASASDESGVDEMTITLWDSDGKEVKGDTEDDGENDVEGITRLDFNPEAPLDEGTYTIEVRATDTIGNSATAKGNFSVDFDTAAPVITMASPQNEARMTERRPQISITYADAESGVDVDSIRFVFDDKLINLAPNQKSASQVLYTPPADLAFGQHTVKLEVSDMAHKEGNVSEKNSGARKANMAVHEFTFFVESEEGPVLASRPINAPNPFKDNTRISFTLTRQSTVSIVIYDMTFRPVRVLVDNEVWDAGEYVGKGAIGWDGTTTAGEDLARGVYYCQIIVADGFEPEYAILKLALTR; from the coding sequence ATGAAAAAACGAACACTCGTTTGTTTTTTGATTTTTACACTGTGTGTTTTTTACACTTCAATTCCGAATGCTGTTTTCGGGCAAGAAGACCCTACGGATCTTCCGCAAACGGTTTTTGACAGATACGAAAAGACGCTACAGGATCCGGAAGTTCAAGTAGTGCTTCCACAAGTACTTGAAGCACTGAGCGATCCTGCGACCTTACAAAATCCCACTATTGTAGCACTCGGTTTTGACGCTGCTATAGATCAGCTTCTTGCTAATCCAAGTCTCATAAGACTGGTTGTGCCGACAGCAACTGACGCGCAAATAGCACTTATCGGGACAGAACCTATCCAAAAAATGCTCAGCGATCCTGATGTTCGGACTCTGTTGCAAGATGCAGAGGCTGTTAAAGAGTTTGCAGTATTGCTGGCAGAATCATCGGACGATGGCACCACTGATGATGGGACTACCGACGATGGCACCACTGACGATGGCACCACTGATGATGGGACTACCGACGATGGCACCACTGACGATGGCACCACTGATGATGGCACCACTGATGACGGGACTATCGACGATGGCACCACTGATGATAGAATCGCAGATCCGTTTCCCCCGATAATGCCAACAAATGTCAAATCACAGTTGGGTGGACTCTCACTAAACCCCTTTAATTCAAGGAAATTTGTAGAGGATCTTATCGCTGAACTGGCACCCCCCGGATTAACGCTTGAAGCAGAGGTCGTAGTGGATGCAATCCTTGAGCCGGCAAAAGGGTATATTCCCATAAAGCAGATTCGGCAGATTTTACTATCAAAGCGTCTCACGCCTTTCGCCCAGGACGCACCTCAATTAGATTCCGAGAACTTTGGAAACGCTATAACGCCGAACTTCGCTGATTTTGCCTATAGGGAACTAAGCAGCAAATACCTAACAAGCAACAGTTTACACGTTTATACACGTGTGCCAACAAAGGTTGACCGTGTTGAATTTAGTCTCTCAAATGGCAAAACGTACCCAGGCACAGAGATTACACTGGATGAATTCCAAGCCGATACCATTCCTTATACTTTCCGCTTGGAAGAGACACTTGCCGCTACCAACTTACCGGCATGGCCAGGTCTAGATAACGCACAATTGTTCTCAGACGTTAGAATCCGGTATTCATTTAAAGATCCGATGCCTGAGGGAGGTTACGCCTCTGATACAATGATTGCGAAAGATACGGGCAATGGTGTCGTTTGGGAAAAACCGTTAGGGATACCTGCCAGTGGTACCGTCTATTACTATTTTGAAGTAGTGCTTGCTGAGCCGTTGCTGTTCACCGCACTGGACCGGGAGGCTATTGTATCCCTGGACCCGACCACCGTTACGTTAGGCGATATCTTTGCCCAAGAGAATCTACATAAAATTAGGATTGACAGTTGGGCAATGCCGGATCCGCGTAACCTCCAATTAACTGACCGCGGTATTGTTAAGGAGTTATTCACACCTGACTTAGCAACTGAATTTTACAACATATTGACTTCACCTCAAGTCCTTGATATAGCCGCAAAAGTCTACGCGGGTCAGCAAGTCAATATAAATGAGATTCTGAATGTTGCTACACCAAAGCAACTGCGCAGAATTCAGAATATATTGCTCCGGAACACGTACGCACTGACAACTCAATTTCAGTTGAACAGAGACCCACTGTTGGCTTCTTATTTCACCGTCCCGCGCGTCGATCTGGAAACACAGTCACTTTGGGTTGCACACATTTCTGACATTGCTGATGGCAACCACCAATTTAAAGCGGATGTGATCAATGCTGATGGAACCGTTATTGATCGGATTCAAGAAAATATCACTGTTGACACGAGTGCACCGGAAGCAGGTATTGGCATTAGTCCAAGTGATAAAAATGCTATCGGTTATTTGAACGATGATGACATCTTCGTCGCCACGGCACCTACTGCCGGGACTGCTGCAATGCTCAATATTATGGGCATGCCGAAGGCGGGTGACCTAGGTCCAGGTGTAGGTTACCTGTTCTATCAAATGATTGGATTGAATGAAGATGGGACACCGTACCAAGGTGAGCCGCTTCTTGAACGTCCGAATACATGGATGCCATTGACTGTTGACTCCACTATGTTGGTATCCAACATTTGGGCAGCAGTTCAAAAGGCGGTCGCGGAAGGACGATTGGACGCGCCTTCCGATCCAATCCTTCAGGCAGCCTTAGCGTTATCCTTAGATGATATATTGGGTACTGATGAGACCTCGGGTCTTTTAACTCCTGGTACGATAAAGCAATTCGCAGACCCGTTCCTCAAAGGCTTAGAGCCTTTTATAGGGTTCAGTGAGTTAAACATTAACCAATATCAATTGATAGTTGAGACGTTGGGTGCTACAGTGGACATCATTGATCATCTTGTGCCTGTTACCTTTAGTCCATCTGATCATGTGGTAATGCCTATCCAAGGTGTGCAAATGCCGCTCATGGTCGGAGACTATGGTATTCGCGCCTTGGGAATTGATACGCTCTTCAATGTAAATTCTCATACTGCGCCAGTGCAGCATCTCAGAATCGTTATGCCAGAGCATGATAAAGCGGTTGTCACGGGTGTTAGTATTGGTGACCGCAACGGGGATGGTATTGTCGGTAATCGATGGTGGGAAAGCGGACACATTTTCGCGAATACTACGGAAGGTGTGATGTTAACCATTGAAGTGCCTGAACCGACTGATCATCTTATTGATCACCCGAACGCCAGCATTCTTGTACAATATAAGGACGCAAATGGAAACTGGCAAGATATAGGTAACGCGAATCTGAGGGGTCTTGATGGTTCAAACAGCCCCTGGAAAGTTGAAGTAGAATGGGATGTTGCTGACTTTGGTGCCTTGGTGGCAGCCGGTAACACTGTTGTTGAGGTGCAAGCCATAGCAACCAACGCTCTGACAATCGAAGATCAGAATCCGATGCCATTCAAGATAACATTGGATCCTGGCGTTCACCCGGTTGATCCCGAAGTGTTGGCACTTGCTGTTGATGAAACTACGATTACGCAAACCAATCCAGATAGCGGCGCGCCACAAGGCACGTTCACCATTGACGCTTATACACCACAACGGACATCTATAGAGAGTTTAGCGATGGATCCGATGTCTGAGGCAATCGCCTCCCTTCGCTTAGAAATCAAAGGTGGGGAATATGCGGATTGGACAGAGCTTGGTGTTTCACCTGCTAAGGGTGAATTAGTCAGTGATGCCAAAGCCAATAGCCTCGTTGAAGCCGGTATGCAGGAGAAGGTACCATCAGATACCTATCAAGCCTGGTCCTTCATGGTGGATACAACACAATTGGCTGATACCATCACCAAGGATACCTTGGAAGCGGCACATGCTTTGGCTACAGGAGCCACAGATGAGAATATGTATTCTGTGCGTGCCATCGCAGTGCTATCTGATGGCAGCGATGATACGGAAGATCCAGCTGAACAACCTATGGATTCGTTCTCCGTTGACAACGTTGACGATGTTGGTCCACTCGGTCCAACAAACCTTGTCGCCACAAGCATTAATGCAGTCGATGCAGTGTTTGTAGACAACGGTGATGGAACTTACACGGTTGGCGGGCTTGTGGATATATACGATGAAGCCGTTAACCCACCAACAGTTACCTTTACCATTACTCCGACAGCTAAGCGGATAACTTACAACACCGTGGAATTGAGAGTAGATGAAGCAGCAATTGCCGATGGTGTTAAAATTCTATCTGTAACGGAAACTGCTGCCGGTGAGTTCACGGTAACCGTTGAGGTTGAAATACCTAAAGACACGGATGAGCTTGAAGCAACAAGCGGTCCGTATACGTTCCATGCCTTGGCGATAGACGCGGTTCCGAATGTGCAAACCCATAACCTTGAAGATGGTGCCCTCATTGACACCAATGGGATGCCAAGCATCGACGTAACAGTCATGAACTCTTATCGGCCAAATCCGGGTATCTTGGCGATTACTGTGGATGATGCCGAAGTAACCAATCCGGATAGTGGGGCACCGCAGGGCACAGTAGTCCTGAACGGATACACGCACGAAATCACCTCACCGCCTACCGAAATGGTTCGGTTCGAGGTTAGCAACGACGGTGGTTCGGAATGGATAGATGTTGGCACTGCTACTGCTGATAATGTTATGATGCTCACCGAAGAGGAGTTGCCCGCTTTGATTGCGGACCTTATCAAAGCAGCGGTCAACGGTAATTCGGATACGCCGATTGTCTCCCAGAAATGGTCGCTTGAAGTGGATACTGCTGCGCTGTTGGATACTATCAGTGCCCAGGAAGACTTAGACCAAGCCCACGGTTTAAAACCGGATGATAATCCGTATATGGTGCGTGCTATTGCTATCACACCAAAACGACCCGATAATGATGAAACCGTATCAGAGGATGACGTTAATACAGCTTCGTTCTCTGTTGACAACATTGACGATGTCGGTCCTCTCGGTCCTACGCACATCACTACGGTTGCTGATGTCGCAGGTGAGATTGTTGTGAACGAAGATGGCAGCTACACTGTTGGTGGTATTGTCGCAGTTGCGGATGAGCCAAGCACGCTTCAGGACAACATCGCTATCTTTACCATTGATCCGTCTGCCCGTCCAATCACTTATGCCGGCGGTAAGGCAAAATTGGTACGCATGAATCCAGACGGCACTATGACCGAAGATGAGAGTATGACCACATTTGTCGGCGATGCCGAAGATGAGGTTGTGACGATAACCATCAATGTTGACGACCTCGCCAACGGAACTTATACGTTCCATGCCTTGGCGATAGACGCGGTTCCGAATGTGCAAACCCATAACCTTGAAGATGGTGCCCTCGTTGACACCGATGGGATGCCAAGCATCACTGTTCATGTCGTAAACTTCCGAGTTTCTGACATCAGTGAGTTGGCAGTCATCGCTGTTGATGGCACAGACGTGGAAACGCCACCTATGGAACCGATTCCGCTCAGGGAATCCTTAAAGGTTAGCTTTAACGTTACCGCTTCCAAAGCGGATGATCCCAATCGCATGTACACCTTGAATGTGGAGGAGTTAAGTGGTGCAAGCGATGATGTTCTGAGAGAAGTACCGAGTGAAGCATCCGCAGATCTAGAGAAAACCTTCTCGCTTATGGTGACCCTCAATCAACTTTCTGATGGTCTTTACACCCCACACGGTGTTGTAACCAAACGAAACGGTTGGGTAGGTTTCCCGTTAGCGAATATTCTTCTGGATAACACGCCACCAGCCATTATGATTAAAGCCCCCATTGAAGGGCATACAATCAGTAATTTGCCGACGCTACGTGCGACTTATGACGATGGTGATGGAAGTGGTGTGGAATTCGGTGCCAATTATTATCCATGGGCGATGGCAGTTTCACCAGACGCACCAAACATGTTTGTCTCACTCGCGCGTCTCAAACCGACTGCCGGTGAAAATGATGTCGTGCAAGACGAGGTTGACACAGCAGTTGACACGCTCGTTTACACGCGTAAAGAAGAGTTACCCGGCGGGGCATACCAGTTTGATGTCACGGTTGTGGACAGACTTGGAAACGCTGCTACAGAATCGGTAGCGGTTGCTGTTGACGGTGCCGCCCCGATGGTCCATATTCATGACCCAGCTTCTGGGCAAACCTTCGACTATAGGCGACCGACTGTCAGTGGTTTCTTCGCTGGCGTGGGCATTGGCATCACAAAATTTACCTTTGATGGTAATGATGTCGCGCCAACTGTAGAAGGGAAGCAATTCTCTTATACACATCCAGAGGCTTTAACCGATGGTGAGCATACCCTTAAAGTTGAAGTCATGGATGGTGATGGTAGAACTGCTGAAACATCCGTAACCTTTGATGTCGCCGGGACAGCCCCTGTCATCTCTGAAGTTGCACCGACAGGGAATGTTGCGGGAATGTCAGAGAACAATCCTGTAATGCTCTCAGCAGTTGTGACAGATGACCAATCTGCTATTACGAGTGTGATGTTCAGCGTTGACGATGGTGAACCTATCTCGGTGTCTGCGGATCAACTCAGCGATGGTCGTGTAGAAGTTGATGCTGGTGTTTTCGCAGCTGGTATGCATACGGTGAAACTGGTTGCGGAAAGTGAAGGTGGAACGACCGAACATCAATGGATGTTTGAAATCACGCGCGATGAAACCCCACCAGTCATCTCTGAAGTGTCCCCGACAGGGAATGTTGCGGGAATGTTGGAAAGCAATCCTGTAAGGCTCTCAGCAGTTGTGATAGATGATCAATCTGCTATTACGAGTGTGATGTTCAGCGTTGACGATGGTGAACCTATCTCGGTGTCTGCGGATCAACTCAGCGATGGTCGTGTAGAAGTTGATGCTGGTGTTTTCGCAGCTGGTATGCATACGGTGAAACTGGTTGCGGAAAGTGAAGGTGGAACGACCGAACATCAATGGATGTTTGAAATTGTTCCAGATACCTCACCGCCTGTCATCTCTGAAGTGGCACCCATAGGTCTTGTGAAGGGAACCAAGGATGATAAAATGGTGACGCTCTCTGCAGTTGTAACAGATGAGCAATCCGCTATTGAAAGCATCCAGTTCATGCTTGACGGGGTCCTGGTGGATCCTGGAGTCAGCGATACGGAGTTGATCGGAAATTTGAATGAGGCTGTTGCTGACGATGGGACTTCTCTCGTTCAACGCTTGAATATCGCGCTAATTAAGAGGGATCCTGTGAAACGCAATATCACAGTCGAAGTTGACGAACCTCGCAGTTATACTGTCGAAGTCATTGCAACGAGCGAAGGTGGCACCACGAAACATAGTTGGACGTTTACTTTTGCTCGCGACACGACTCCTCCTGTCGTCTCTGCAGCGTCACCGACTGGAAAGATCGCAGGTACCGAGGGCGACAATTCAGTTACGCTGTCCACTGTTGTAACGGATGATGAATCTGCTATCACTAGTGTGACAATCAGCGTTGACGATGTTGAACTTGAGACTGTTACGGATCCTGTGAAGTTGAGTGCTGGTCGTATTGAAGTTGCTGGTGTTTTCCAAGTTGGTGTGCATACGGTGAAACTGGTTGCGGAAAGTGAAGGTGGAACGACCGAACATCAATGGATGTTTGAAATTGTTCCAGATACCACACCGCCTGTCATCTCTACAGTGGCTCCGGTTGGCACTGTCCAAGGTTCCGCGGGCAGTAATTCGGTGCCTCTCTCTGCAGTTGTAACAGATGAGCAATCTGCTATTGCGAGCGTAGAGTTCCATGTAGATGGTGGTGCTCCTATCGCTGTGCCTGCTGAGCAAATTGCTTCAGGAAGCATTAAAGTAGAAGTTGATAACCTTAAAGCTGGTACGCATACTGTGAGAGTCGTTGCAACCAGTGAAGGTGGAACGACGGAGCATACTTGGACCTTTACTTTCCTCCGTGATACAACGCCGCCGGTTATCTCTGCAGTGGCTCCGTCTGGTGTCATCACGGGTGATAGTTGGGTAACGCTCTCAGCGGTTGTTACCGATGAGCAATCGAGCGTCGTAAGTGTGAAGTTCGGTATAAATGACAAACCGCTTCGCTCAGTCCCACTTGCACAAATCGCTGAAGGACGAGTTGAAGTTGCTGATAGTTTCACAGCTGGAACGCACACCGTAAGGGTTGTTGGGATCAGCGAAGGTGGGACAACCGAACATTCATGGACGTTCACATTGGTCGTTGATAACGCTGCACCTGCAATCACCTCAATCACGCCGTCTGGAACTATCCGTGGCGGACTCCCGGTCATCTCGGCGAGTGCCAGCGATGAATCAGGTGTTGATGAAATGACTATCACCTTGTGGGATAGCGATGGTAAAGAGGTGAAAGGTGACACCGAAGATGATGGCGAAAACGATGTCGAAGGTATCACCCGTTTGGATTTCAATCCGGAAGCTCCGCTTGATGAGGGGACTTACACGATTGAGGTCCGCGCAACGGATACGATCGGCAACTCCGCCACAGCGAAGGGGAATTTCTCAGTCGACTTCGATACTGCTGCCCCTGTCATCACGATGGCATCGCCACAGAATGAGGCACGCATGACTGAACGTCGACCGCAGATTTCGATAACCTACGCGGATGCTGAATCTGGTGTAGATGTCGATTCTATCCGCTTCGTTTTCGACGATAAACTGATTAACCTCGCACCGAACCAGAAATCGGCATCACAGGTTCTATATACCCCACCTGCCGATCTCGCTTTCGGGCAACATACGGTTAAACTTGAAGTATCCGACATGGCGCATAAAGAGGGCAACGTTTCTGAAAAGAACAGTGGTGCCCGTAAAGCAAACATGGCGGTTCACGAGTTTACATTCTTTGTTGAGAGTGAGGAAGGCCCAGTATTGGCATCGCGTCCGATTAACGCACCCAATCCGTTCAAGGATAATACCCGTATTTCCTTCACACTGACCCGGCAGTCCACGGTGAGTATTGTCATTTATGACATGACTTTCCGTCCGGTTCGAGTCCTTGTAGATAACGAAGTTTGGGATGCAGGCGAGTACGTTGGCAAAGGCGCAATCGGTTGGGATGGAACTACCACCGCTGGCGAAGATTTAGCTCGAGGCGTTTATTACTGTCAAATTATAGTGGCAGATGGTTTCGAGCCAGAGTATGCCATTCTCAAACTCGCACTGACGCGCTAA